A DNA window from Primulina tabacum isolate GXHZ01 chromosome 12, ASM2559414v2, whole genome shotgun sequence contains the following coding sequences:
- the LOC142520561 gene encoding uncharacterized protein LOC142520561 isoform X2, with product MGTVIDSHFLALTAIVTVGYQFLFFIITALLKIDKVTDFAGSTNFVILAVLTLVAKGSWHFRQVVLSLFVIIWGLRLGLFLLMRILRWGEDRRFDEMRTNLGKLAAFWIFQAVWVWTVSLPVTIVNASDRNPSVQARDIIGWIMWSIGIFVEATSDQQKLLFKNAQENRGKWCNAGLWKYSRHPNYFGEILLWWGIFVAATPVLKNAEWLVISGPIFLTLLLLFLSGLPLLEESADKKYGNVSAYIHYKRTTSPLILLPPSLYGNLPSWFKATFLFELPLYSRSLPRES from the exons ATGGGAACCGTTATCGACTCCCATTTCTTGGCTCTTACTGCCATTGTCACT GTGGGCTATCAGTTTTTGTTCTTCATAATCACAGCCCTTCTCAAAATTGATAAAGTCACTGACTTTGCTG GTAGCACAAATTTTGTCATTCTTGCTGTATTGACCTTGGTCGCGAAAGGATCATGGCACTTTCGCCAG GTGGTTTTGTCCTTGTTTGTAATCATCTGGGGACTTCGTCTCGGCTTGTTTCTTCTGATGAG GATACTCCGGTGGGGAGAGGATCGACGCTTTGATGAAATGCGCACTAATTTAGGAAAATTGGCAGCTTTTTGGATTTTCCAG GCTGTCTGGGTGTGGACTGTGAGTTTACCTGTTACAATTGTTAATGCAAGTGATCGAAATCCTTCAGTTCAAGCCCGGGACATAATAGGGTGGATCATGTGGTCTATAGGAATTTTTGTTGAAGCAACCTCCGACCAACAGAAGTTGTTATTCAAAAACGCTCAAGAGAACAGGGGAAAATGGTGCAATGCTGGGCTCTGGAAATATTCCCGTCACCCGAACTATTTTGGCGAG ATACTTCTCTGGTGGGGTATTTTTGTTGCTGCAACACCAGTGCTAAAAAATGCTGAATGGCTTGTCATCTCTGGCCCAATATTTCTTACCTTACTGCTCCTTTTTCTCAGTGGCTTACCACTTCTCGAG GAATCAGCGGACAAAAAGTACGGAAATGTATCTGCATACATACACTACAAAAGAACTACGAG TCCTCTCATTTTACTTCCCCCCTCGTTGTACGGCAATTTGCCATCATGGTTCAAAGCAACATTTCTCTTTGAGCTTCCTCTTTACAGTCGCAGCCTTCCCCGAGAAAGCTG A
- the LOC142520561 gene encoding uncharacterized protein LOC142520561 isoform X1, which yields MGTVIDSHFLALTAIVTVGYQFLFFIITALLKIDKVTDFAGSTNFVILAVLTLVAKGSWHFRQVVLSLFVIIWGLRLGLFLLMRILRWGEDRRFDEMRTNLGKLAAFWIFQAVWVWTVSLPVTIVNASDRNPSVQARDIIGWIMWSIGIFVEATSDQQKLLFKNAQENRGKWCNAGLWKYSRHPNYFGEILLWWGIFVAATPVLKNAEWLVISGPIFLTLLLLFLSGLPLLEESADKKYGNVSAYIHYKRTTSPLILLPPSLYGNLPSWFKATFLFELPLYSRSLPRESWNRRQQGNNAAKIS from the exons ATGGGAACCGTTATCGACTCCCATTTCTTGGCTCTTACTGCCATTGTCACT GTGGGCTATCAGTTTTTGTTCTTCATAATCACAGCCCTTCTCAAAATTGATAAAGTCACTGACTTTGCTG GTAGCACAAATTTTGTCATTCTTGCTGTATTGACCTTGGTCGCGAAAGGATCATGGCACTTTCGCCAG GTGGTTTTGTCCTTGTTTGTAATCATCTGGGGACTTCGTCTCGGCTTGTTTCTTCTGATGAG GATACTCCGGTGGGGAGAGGATCGACGCTTTGATGAAATGCGCACTAATTTAGGAAAATTGGCAGCTTTTTGGATTTTCCAG GCTGTCTGGGTGTGGACTGTGAGTTTACCTGTTACAATTGTTAATGCAAGTGATCGAAATCCTTCAGTTCAAGCCCGGGACATAATAGGGTGGATCATGTGGTCTATAGGAATTTTTGTTGAAGCAACCTCCGACCAACAGAAGTTGTTATTCAAAAACGCTCAAGAGAACAGGGGAAAATGGTGCAATGCTGGGCTCTGGAAATATTCCCGTCACCCGAACTATTTTGGCGAG ATACTTCTCTGGTGGGGTATTTTTGTTGCTGCAACACCAGTGCTAAAAAATGCTGAATGGCTTGTCATCTCTGGCCCAATATTTCTTACCTTACTGCTCCTTTTTCTCAGTGGCTTACCACTTCTCGAG GAATCAGCGGACAAAAAGTACGGAAATGTATCTGCATACATACACTACAAAAGAACTACGAG TCCTCTCATTTTACTTCCCCCCTCGTTGTACGGCAATTTGCCATCATGGTTCAAAGCAACATTTCTCTTTGAGCTTCCTCTTTACAGTCGCAGCCTTCCCCGAGAAAGCTG GAATAGAAGACAACAAGGGAACAATGCAGCGAAGATAAGTTAA